A single window of Thalassoroseus pseudoceratinae DNA harbors:
- a CDS encoding beta strand repeat-containing protein — protein sequence MQLTHWLNDLAEKFRFGRCGFARSRRRIGSVPMTAEVLEDRTLLSALTVNSTDDNTNSDAFLTLREAILLVNNGGDSIAALDRALTASEQAQVDTTESFGTNDTISFDQSFGGGTVTLQSQGAAGGPELLISASVQLTGPGSSLLTINGQNNSRILSVDGETTIDVGIRGVTFVAGAVGNSQNGGAIQNRGETLSLDDVLFVNNEAERGGALYTQGGVVSIMNSNFNGNNALADGGGIYNDGGIINIATSVFMNNSASADGGAFYNATNGAVLADTLTYSNNMSDNTGGAIFNGGAYGQINGAISSNIALTFGGGVYNTNSLDLSNVVLDSNDGVTGGGIATQVSGETALLSVTLTNNDASVGGGLWTENGGTTMLADSTVTDNSAVSNGGGIVNNGVTTISQSLVANNITDGDGGGIVNSDGTTTVINSTISGNSAFGSGGGIFNGLGTINIVHGTITGNKADSEDNGGAEGGGVFTNDPGSTLVAVTSLYNTIVAGNDQGLSSAFPSDIEGLPVGSNSASNLIGDPNSAGGLTHGVDSNIVGQDDGGSGRELLPITNVLDITLAPNGGPTETHALVADGPAFNAGNNAFATTPGDDGIPGTSDANEELLITDQRGVNANEVPFSRIEFGTVDIGAFETQSAVISIAANVASASEGDSGFTDFTFTITRTGNVDGIATVDYTVSGSGIDSDDFGGILPSGTITFTDQETTQTLTLSVSGDIIPESDELFTVQLSNPSTNAEIGTGLAASTILNDDDLSDFPNISVNDIFPVEDSGTATVTITLSQVITSNVSIDYATAFGTADATDFTATSGTATIIAGTTSTTFDVAITPDTELEADEQFTIDLSNLIVNGSDTVFVADAQGIGTILNDEVATGVASVQPRPVIPTAINGNAFQEVGAGNFDGVVSTSSSSADSLGMPNNLAMTFDTVMTNDASGTPGSAADDLFFWDPRTGQNRIVFGDGTIQDDPFPRTAINGNDFTVVVFGNFDNGGGSDLFFWNPLTGRNRIMHANGPTGNVTGTIETNVVPEIAINGNEYTTFVSGDLDGGGAEDIYFWNPLTGENRLIHFESVIVGSSTSGANFQTSVIDTTFINGNDFEQLHLGQFTSAGLPEFLFINLGTGSNRLVPLLADMAGESTMTGEVQTNMLPPTSFNGNDFEQIEIGDFNGDGVDDIFAFDMTSGQNRMSVTSPIMMPPMIVEDVVPRGAINNGFSKISRLTDQVFAPGAQDKLFFWDPVTGENRAAFL from the coding sequence ATGCAGTTGACCCACTGGCTAAACGATCTTGCTGAGAAGTTTCGCTTTGGACGATGTGGCTTCGCTCGCTCGCGTCGCCGAATCGGTAGCGTGCCGATGACGGCCGAAGTGTTGGAAGATCGCACGCTATTGTCAGCACTGACGGTGAACTCCACGGACGATAACACCAACAGCGATGCCTTCCTGACGCTACGTGAAGCGATTCTTTTGGTCAACAATGGTGGTGATTCGATTGCGGCGTTGGATCGGGCGTTGACTGCTTCGGAACAAGCCCAAGTTGACACCACCGAATCATTCGGCACGAACGACACGATCTCGTTCGACCAATCGTTCGGCGGTGGAACCGTGACATTACAGTCGCAAGGTGCCGCCGGTGGTCCCGAATTATTGATTTCCGCATCGGTTCAACTAACGGGACCGGGGTCATCCTTACTCACGATCAACGGACAAAACAATTCACGTATCCTCAGCGTTGATGGAGAAACCACGATCGACGTCGGTATTCGCGGCGTGACATTCGTGGCTGGTGCCGTTGGCAACTCGCAGAATGGTGGTGCGATCCAAAACCGGGGCGAGACGTTGTCACTCGATGACGTATTGTTCGTGAACAACGAAGCCGAACGCGGTGGAGCACTCTACACGCAAGGCGGCGTTGTGAGCATCATGAACTCGAACTTCAATGGAAACAACGCGCTCGCGGATGGCGGCGGAATCTACAACGATGGCGGGATTATTAATATCGCCACCTCAGTCTTCATGAACAATTCTGCGTCTGCGGATGGCGGTGCATTCTACAACGCCACCAACGGTGCTGTGCTCGCGGATACCCTGACGTACAGCAACAACATGTCCGACAATACCGGTGGGGCTATCTTCAACGGAGGAGCATACGGTCAAATTAACGGTGCCATTTCGAGCAATATAGCACTCACTTTCGGAGGCGGCGTCTACAACACCAATTCTCTTGACCTAAGCAACGTAGTGTTGGACTCGAACGATGGCGTTACCGGCGGTGGAATCGCAACGCAAGTTAGCGGGGAAACTGCGCTCTTGAGTGTGACACTCACCAATAACGATGCCAGCGTGGGCGGTGGACTGTGGACCGAAAACGGAGGAACGACCATGCTGGCCGATTCCACCGTTACTGACAACTCCGCAGTCAGCAACGGTGGCGGAATTGTCAACAACGGCGTCACAACGATCAGCCAATCGCTCGTTGCCAACAATATCACCGATGGCGATGGTGGGGGAATCGTCAACTCCGACGGCACGACGACTGTGATCAATTCCACGATCTCAGGCAATTCGGCATTCGGTTCCGGCGGTGGGATTTTCAACGGTCTCGGTACCATCAACATCGTTCACGGCACAATCACCGGGAACAAAGCCGACTCCGAGGACAACGGCGGAGCGGAAGGCGGTGGGGTCTTCACGAACGATCCGGGAAGCACACTCGTCGCCGTTACATCACTCTATAACACGATCGTCGCCGGCAACGACCAAGGCCTTTCCAGTGCTTTTCCTTCCGATATCGAAGGATTGCCAGTTGGTAGCAACAGTGCCAGCAATTTAATTGGTGATCCAAATTCTGCGGGTGGACTGACACACGGCGTCGATAGCAATATCGTTGGACAGGACGACGGTGGCAGTGGACGCGAACTCCTACCAATCACGAATGTCCTGGATATCACCCTGGCTCCGAACGGCGGCCCCACGGAAACTCACGCGTTAGTGGCGGACGGACCGGCGTTTAACGCAGGAAACAACGCTTTTGCGACAACACCGGGTGACGATGGCATTCCCGGAACCAGTGACGCCAACGAAGAACTACTGATCACCGACCAACGGGGCGTTAATGCTAACGAAGTGCCGTTCAGCCGAATCGAATTCGGGACCGTCGATATCGGTGCCTTCGAAACCCAGTCCGCAGTGATCAGTATCGCGGCTAATGTTGCCAGTGCTTCGGAAGGTGATTCCGGATTCACCGACTTCACGTTCACCATCACACGGACGGGAAATGTCGACGGCATCGCCACGGTTGATTACACCGTCTCGGGCAGCGGAATCGACTCCGATGATTTCGGTGGAATCTTGCCGAGCGGAACCATCACCTTCACTGATCAAGAAACGACACAAACGCTGACGTTGTCAGTCTCGGGCGACATCATCCCCGAATCCGACGAACTTTTCACCGTGCAGTTGAGCAACCCTTCGACGAACGCAGAAATTGGTACCGGTTTGGCCGCGAGTACCATCCTCAATGATGACGATCTCAGCGATTTCCCGAACATCTCTGTCAACGACATCTTCCCTGTCGAAGACAGCGGAACAGCAACGGTGACGATTACGTTGTCCCAAGTCATCACATCTAATGTGTCGATTGACTACGCGACGGCATTCGGGACGGCCGATGCAACCGACTTCACGGCGACCTCCGGAACCGCGACGATTATCGCCGGGACCACTTCAACCACATTCGATGTGGCCATCACACCGGACACTGAACTCGAAGCTGACGAACAATTCACGATTGATCTTTCCAATCTGATCGTAAACGGATCCGACACGGTCTTTGTTGCCGATGCCCAGGGAATCGGAACCATTCTCAACGATGAAGTGGCGACCGGTGTGGCCAGCGTCCAACCGCGTCCCGTGATCCCCACAGCGATCAATGGCAACGCTTTCCAAGAAGTCGGAGCGGGCAACTTCGACGGTGTCGTCAGCACGTCATCCTCGTCAGCTGACAGCTTGGGCATGCCTAACAATCTCGCGATGACGTTCGACACTGTGATGACCAACGACGCCTCCGGAACACCGGGTTCGGCTGCAGATGACTTGTTCTTCTGGGACCCACGTACCGGCCAGAACCGCATTGTGTTCGGCGATGGCACGATTCAAGACGATCCATTCCCGCGCACGGCGATCAACGGGAACGATTTCACGGTTGTCGTGTTCGGCAACTTCGATAATGGCGGTGGAAGCGACTTGTTCTTCTGGAACCCGCTCACCGGCCGAAACCGAATCATGCACGCCAACGGGCCGACTGGCAACGTGACCGGCACGATCGAAACCAATGTTGTGCCGGAAATCGCCATCAATGGGAACGAGTACACCACGTTCGTGTCCGGCGATCTCGATGGTGGCGGAGCCGAAGATATTTACTTCTGGAATCCACTGACGGGGGAAAACCGTTTGATTCACTTTGAATCAGTCATCGTTGGTAGTTCCACAAGCGGGGCCAACTTCCAAACCTCAGTGATCGACACAACGTTCATCAACGGAAACGACTTTGAACAACTCCACTTGGGGCAGTTCACATCCGCTGGGTTGCCGGAGTTTCTGTTTATCAATCTGGGTACCGGATCGAACCGGCTTGTGCCTTTGTTAGCCGATATGGCAGGTGAGTCCACCATGACCGGCGAAGTGCAAACGAACATGCTGCCCCCGACTTCGTTCAATGGAAACGACTTCGAGCAAATTGAAATCGGCGACTTTAACGGCGACGGTGTGGACGACATTTTCGCATTCGACATGACCAGCGGTCAAAACCGGATGTCTGTCACGAGTCCAATTATGATGCCACCGATGATTGTCGAAGACGTCGTTCCACGTGGGGCGATCAACAACGGATTTTCTAAAATTAGCCGCCTCACGGATCAGGTGTTCGCGCCGGGGGCTCAAGACAAGCTGTTCTTCTGGGACCCCGTCACCGGCGAAAACCGAGCGGCATTCTTGTAA